The DNA window TTGTCTCTAAAGTCCCTCTGGTTCTGTTGCGACTCTTTCTTATAGCTGGAACCTGAAACCAATTCATAAAGAGTTCAGATCAGAACATAGAGTAAGTCATTTGAAATGATGAACTCAAACTCACCTCTTTAACAAATGGCCACGTGCCAATCTTGCCAGAAAAAGTCACATTCCCTTCCTCGTCAAATCTGGGCCTGGCTATTGCAGTTAGGAACATAACTTTACCGATGCTATTCTTATTTTGAACAGTCCGCAAaggatcttcttcttctggcAGGAGATAGTAGGTCTTCTTCCTTTTAGTCATATCAACCACTTTTCATCAATATGGACTATGTTGTGCATGGTCATGAATCTAGGCTCAATATCACCAAGCTCTAACATTGAAATGCAGAATTTCACCCTTTCTCTCTTATTTTCCTCCCTCAAGTATGGCTTCAACGTATTGGAGTGGCGTCTTATCTTACCCAGCTTGAATTTTTGGTGCACTGTTGAAATACTCACACCCAAAGAGTTTGCAAGTGACCTTAAATTAGATCTTCTATTCAGCGGAATTGTAGCGATTTTTGAGAGATCAATTTCCATCTTGTTGGGTCCACAGCGTCTAGTTTTTCTGTTGTCAACATCAACCTTGAGCCCGAGTGCAACCTGTTCCCTTGCATGCTTCCAAATCCTTTGAATAACTTGAATACCTACATTGAAATATTCTGCAACCTTTTTTGTGGTGTCCTTCTCTAATCTGCCACCTTTGCTTTTAGCATGTAATGCTATGTAAACAGCATATCTTTCTTTGTCTGATAACCATCTCCTTATCTTTCTCTCTTGTGGTTGAACACCTACAAGGGCATGAATGAAACAGgacaaatatattaaatcaaATTAACAAGATTCAAAATAATATGGATAAGCAGTTGTACTAGGACTAGGAGTACTAGAATTAATATAGGTAATCAAAACATGAATTACATATCAACATGTACTTAGAGTAGCAGAATGTCAAATCAACATGTACCACTGTTAACATGTTACTAGGAGTGGGAGAGTAGGAGTACTAGGATTCTGGAGTTGATGGACAATTAACATGGATAGacaattaactttttttttgtttcactctTTATTTCAGTTCAAGAACTTCAGGCACAGGGAAATAAACAAATGGCAGCAGGAGTATGTGTACAACAGTACATGCATTCAAGTGTACAGGCACAGCAGAAGGAAACTCTACAACATGTATAGATCAGCTTGTATACCAACATAAACCATGTGGAGGCTTGTCAATGAGTAGGAGGCTTCCATCATCACAATTTGATAATGCAGTTTGTATCTTCCTTTTGTAAATGCAGTTTGTAACTTCTTTTTGAGACTGTAACATGTTGGGAGCAGAATTTGATAATGCAGTTTATAACATGTTGTAAATACAGTTGTTGAACTATTGGGAGcagaatgaatgaatgaatcgATCTGACAGTGTATCTGTTTGGCAAATTGAGTCATGAGCTACTCCTGGTTATATCATTGAACCTACAAACTGAACAAGCATGAGTTCTCCAGATTTTAGAGGCAAGAGTACAACATCTACTCCATTTCAGAGGAAAGAGTACACATCTAGGAATTGCAGAATTTCAGGGGTTCTCCAACAATaccatgaaattttttttacagtatCCAAAAGATTTTAGTCAAGCTTTCAGGGTTTTTACTCCATGATTTCtggaaatttcagagaatacTCCCTCATTTCTGAAGTGGAATACAATGATCAACATCCATGATTTCTGGAAATTTCAGAGACTACTCCCTCATTTCTGAAGTGGAATACAATGATCAACATGTACTCATAGTATTCTACGGAGTAAAAATTTCAGTATTCTACAGACATTTCATGAAGTGATGTACAGACATTTAGGAATAGTACTCTGAAAATTTCAGTATATTAACATGATGTTTGGTTGATGATTCTTAACATGGCGTTTGAATGGCATCATCAGTTAAGACATTCCAGAGTGAAGAATACAGTACAACATCTTCAGTACTCCATTTCAGacatttcagaatttcagaacttcataaaaataaaatgtgaaCTGTGAATAATTTCAAACATTTCAGAACTTCAAAAATCTGAAATACTCCAACATCCTTAGCGAGATGAATCACCTTCATCCGAAGCAATGTTGCCTGCATTCTGAGCTATTTCCTCGTCAGCTACAGCACCTCCTCCACCTTCATCCCCAGCAATGTTGACTCCAGCCTCGTCAGCTACGGCTTCGCCTCCTCGAAGTTCGTCACCGTcttcaggaggaggaggagcgttGAGGTCAAAGAGATGAATCGCCGCCATGGAGCTTGACGTGATGACGCACACGCGAAGCAGAAACTTGTGGAAAGGGAGCTCTGAAACTTGGGGGAGGTCGCTGCCGGACTTGTCGGGCTCAAACTAGTCGACGTGGGCGTGCGTTGAGAAGCGAAGCACGCCGGAGTTTGGCTGAAGCAGGTGTTCTGTGAGGCGAGGCGTCCCGTGCCGTGCCGCGTCGCCGGAGTGCGCACCGAGGAGGCTGCGAGGCGAGGCGTTCTGCGCCGCGTCGCTGGAGTGCGCGTCGAGGAGTGTGCAGTGCCGGCCATCGGAGTGCGTGCCGGGGAGCTTGGTGCCGAGGAGgtgcgtggccgccgccgccgccggcgacgcggccccTGCGTGTCTGCGAGCTACTACTACCTCCGAGGCTCCGAGCAATGGAGGGGAGAAGAAAGGGACATCGGGGGCATAAAGGGGAATTCATCGCTTCcttaatttgaaattcaaatccCAGGACGTCTTATAACTtgtaacagagggagtagctatttAGGCCGATTTTACTttaaaaatttttcttcaaactttcaacttttccatcacataaaaactttcccccacacacaaattttcaacttttctgtcacatcgtttcaatttcaaccaaacttttaattttggtgtaaactaaacacacccttagtgtTAGTATTTATTTTGGCAAGGTTGGTTGCATCGATTTGGCTGAGGTGAGACTGGTGACAGTGAGAATCTGTGTCCTTATGTTATGCTCTAAAGATTAACTCCTATATTGCTTCTGGATGTCATACTTGGAAACCATGGCAGTTTTTCATTTTCTTGCCTCATTAATGATGCTTCAATCTATCCCATTCAGATGTTATTGTTTTGAAAGGTGTTTGAGTGTATTCCTCACCAAGGGAAACCATAGCTGATTGCAAAGTTGATGCTGCTTGTTGTCAACACCCTGCTGCTGGGCCAGACCGCCCATTGGATATTGGTAACCTGCCAGAATGTTGTTTTTCGATGCATTTATCACATAATTTTCATACTCGTCTGAATTTTCAGGTGTCCAGTCATTAATTTCTGTATGCTCTGTGTTGAGATAACTGCTcccatctactccctccgtcctaaaatgtagctatttctagaaCAGTGtcttgtcccaaaatgaagctatttcttcacctacctcctcctctcaaccaatcacaacaattcttcttcacctactttctcttttcaaccaatcacacacttcctccaatcattctcacatactttcttaatacccgtgccaactTCAAAAATGGCTTcattttagaacggatgaagTAGATTTTAATTTGTTCAGTTGTATATTCGTGTATCCAAAGCTCTCTCATACTACTATTCATGGATGAAAATTCAATGATATTGATTTGATAGCAGTTCTCTGTAATTGGTTCAACAGAGCAGATCGTTTGAATTGTTCTGAACTGCGTCCCATCAAATCAGTACATACAATTGCCAACACTATCATCTACTAGGTTCGCAGTGATGATTTACTCGAGTTCCTTTCTATCCCCCGTTGTGTGAATCTTGATTGATCTTGGTTCTGATTTCACTGAATTGCGCAATGTTTGATTGCAGGCTGGGACAAGGCACACCTAAGAACCACACCTCCGCACAAAACTTGTATGTGCAGGCGCATGCGTCATCCTCGGCTATGATTCGTCTACCGCCGATGCAACCGGAGCAGCGACGACTAGTGTTTTTAATTGTACAATCAATATGTATATGTGCCTGAGTCTTTGTAACAtgtagtatgatttttttactcGACAAAAATATGGCTGTAATTTGTTTTGGCTATATGGATTTGTTGGTAAATAGGATACTCTATAGTCAgggagtaatttatttttagggttaattggatccatgccactgtaaatatgacaaattaaaaatataccactactattcacgtTATCCGCTGAGTGCCACTACAAATTtctaaaattggaaccatgccactccatcATTCTTTCCGTCCTCCCCGTCAATCTTTCCGTCATCCCCATCCTCTCTCCGGTATGTTCACCATGTTGACCCGCTCCTCCATCTTGCCGGCGGCCATGAGCTCAAGGAGGGAGTCGAGGAAGTCGCTGCCGCGGCCGTCCGGGTGCATGCGTAGGCGGTGACGAACATGGGGTCGTGGCCAGCGGcgaacggcagcggcgacggcgaggggacgCTCTCCCATGGCCACCGCTCCGCCCGGTGTGTTACGTCGTCGCCAAGGCGGCCGTGGTGTTTGGCGCGGCGCCCGACGGGGCCGGGCTGGGGCTGCAGGGCAAGGGCCAGCTCGTCGCCGTGGAGGCCATGTTCCTCATGTCGCTCGCGCTCACCGCCGCGCACATTGCCATGGCCTACCGCGCCAGCTGCCGCGAGTGACGCCGCCTGCTCGTCTACAGAATCAACGTCGAAGCTGTAAGTGATTGATTCCCTTCTTTGCTTGTATCGTATCAAAACAAAGGATTTTGCCTAGTGGTAGCTTGTAGTGTGGATTGGAAACATATTAAACCCAAAATATGCAAGCTTTCTAGATTCCAATCCGTGTTTTCGAGAGATTTTGGAGAACAACTGAGGCGTACGCTTGCCGACCTTTTACTGGACATCACAATGGCCGGAAGAACCCGACGTCCCCACATGCAAGGAAAGCAATGGTGGAGCGGTGGCCGGTGGACGAGGGCAGGAGGAGGCACCGCCgcttcttgccgccgccggctgcggcgcAGGGCGTGGAGAAGGCGACCGCGGAGTCCGCGCGCTCGATGCGGAGCTCGGCGACGAGGTGCAGGTTGCGGCCGTACCCGTGGTCGGCGAGGTGGGCGAGCACGGCGTCGTCAGCGGGCGTCATCCggggcggtggagaggaggagaacgGGGAGAGGATGGGGAAGACGGAAAGATTGATGGGAGGATGGAAAAGGTGgcgggagtggcatggttccaattttaaaattttacagTGGCATCCAGTAAATAAcgtgaatagtagtggcataTTTTATTTGCCgtatttgcagtggcatggatccaattaacccttattTTTAATGAGAAGGTTCGAGCAATTTGTGGCCAAAGCAATATGTTCATATGTTTTTATTCTAACAATCTGGAAGTAATTTATTTAGTTAGAGAATACCAGAATCAAATGTTGTTGGTATGGTTAGATCAAAAGCTATATTTACTGACATAAGCAGGGGAAAATTTGATGAAGGGTAATTTTTAGTTACTGAGAAAAGGCCAAGAAGTTATATGGCTAGACTAAAGGTAATCTATTTACGAAGAGAAGGCCCGGGTAAATTTTTTGGggagtaatttatttattgaCATGAGTGCTACGGATTTTTGTGGGAAGTAAATTCTTTACTGGGTGGACACCAGAGGGAttcttttgctaaaaaaaatatatttgtcagTAATTGATTTACTGATAGAGGCTTGGTGTGACTAAAAGccaataatttatttactaaaagAAGTTTAGGTGCATAGGTAATTTATTAGTAATCTTTTTACTCGTGGTTTCCAAGGGAAGGAAAACAACAGGAGtgtggaaaggaaaaaaaagaaaaaaaaggaaaaaaacgaaaaaaaaaaaaggaatggagggagtatggaCTGCGggcggaaaaagaaaaacaggggAGTAACGACTGCGGGTGGAAAAATCTCATGAAAAATTCGAAACAATGAGCATTtgagattagaaaaaaaaaatcctatatagGATTTTTCGAGGATTTCCAACATTAGGTTGGACCTTATGGCCTTATGGGAACCTTTtatcgtctccatctctttccaaaaaaaatcgtATACTTTTCTTATGAAacatcaaaataaataaataatcagtGGTTCGCAAAGGATCCTTTGAACGTAGTACGGGGCTTATGTTTTCCATCATGCAATTTGATGACAAAATCAAAATGTTTGTGCCCTTGAGATTTGATTCGTAAGCACACGCGGGAAAACTAATAAAATCTTTCAGCATCGAATTGCACGACAAAGATAGGATCGAACAAATACCCTGCAATATCGTTCATTGAATTGTTCTTGGCGATCAATTAAGCATCGAAATGCAAGGGAAAGACAGAATTCGAATTCGAATTCAACACTGAAGTATTTTAGTACAGGTTTACAACTGATCACCGCCCACACTGACGCTGctactcttcttcctcctcttcacaATCCCCTGCTCCTTCACCGCCACGCCCTTCCTCTTCGCGTCTTCCgcctcgccgttgccgccgtcgtcgccgccgccggtgccgaccGCGGAGTACAGCGGCAGCGCGACCGACTCGGGCGCCTTCACGTGCAGCGCCCGCACGTTCCTCCACTTCCTCGGCACgcacgccgcagccgcctccacggcggccaccacgttctccaccgcctcctcccgcgccaTCGCCGCGTGGCCCACCCGCACGGCGCGGCACGTGCCGCCCTCCACCCGCAGCtccacgcgccgcgccgcctccctcgcggACTCCGCCCACGCCTggtcggcgaggtcgacggGCACGACCCGGGCGGCCTTGGCCGCCGCCTTGCCCTTGCCGCCCGGGCGGACCCTGAGGCGGCGGTCGACGAGCACCaggccgcggcgcgcggcgggcgggagcgACCCGAGCGCGGGCGAGGGGAGCGGGTCGATGTCGTCGGGCAGGTCCGCCGGGAGGCGGTCGGAGACGAGGGAGATGGACGGGAACGGCGAGCGCGGGAGGCGGAGGGTGTGCTCGAAGCGGCGGGCGGGGGCGCGCTTGAGGGTGACGAGGAGGTAGATGGGCTCCGGCGCCGGGGTGGGGTGGTGCTGGAGCCACCGGaggagcgccgccaccgcgcgggCCACGTCCTCGCGGCGTACGCGGCTGGCCGGGGCGGACTccatcgatggcggcggcggcggcgggagtttGGGAATTGGGAGTGGTCGACTCGCGGGGGTTTAGGGTTTGTATCCACTACGCTTGTTGGACCCGAAGTGGGTTTGGTCCTGGTTGAACCGGACCAGGAAGCCGGTTGGGCGGCTCGGATGTGAGCCACGGCTGGAGtgatcggctcggctcggctcagccgGTGCTGAGGGACCATGGTCCATGGAGCAAACACAACACATCATTGACACACAACTATACCAACGTTCTATCTCCTTTGATGTCATGACATCAAATAAACAAACCAAACCATATCTTGGCCAGTATGTCATCAATCTGGTCACGCCATAAATCTCAAGGAGTTCAAGTCTTCAAGACATggctagatagatatatatcaaACCTTTCTACGGAGTATTTGTATGGTCATAAGTGTCATGATGGTCCAAAAGAGGCAAAGATGATGTTACTATGATCAATGAGGTCTACTCTAATTTGTTTGTTCCCCGGAGGATGGTTACATGCCTTTGTTGAGACAATTATTCCATTTGAAAACTTCACAATAAACTCACTTGGTAATTACTCCCTTTAATTTGAAGGAACCCTATAGTTTTCACTTCAACATCATATTACACTTGCTAGTAATAAAATGTGGTACCGGTAACCATCGAGAACCACAAACTAATTATAGGTGCATACTTTCTATTTGCGCATCTCCCTGTCCTCAAAACAATGAGGTCCACATATACTCAGACACGCTAATCAAACCACCCGAATCACCTTTTATCACTGTGTATTCACAACCTATAAAAACACACTTCACGGTTGGACAGTTTTCCTTAACCAATCATCATTCCCTCATCCCATTAAATTTGCtcaaataattaaatatgaCAGGCATGGGTTCTTCCATCGGCCGTGCCACCATTTTCTACTGCGTTGCTCTATCCATGATTGCCGGCGCCGCAGCGACACAGGTGCCCCCCACCGAAGCAGAGTCCGTAGAAGGTAGTAGCACATGCCTCTCCTGCAAAAATTACTGATCAGCTAACTAATGCGTTCATTTTTTTTGGTACACGTATTGATCACGGCACGCGCTTGTGGCTGCACGTATGCATATCCCAGCGGCAGAGCTTGCGTCCTCTGCCTTCAAGGCCGACACGTTGCCCTCAGCCTCCCGCAAGCTGATGGCCGTTAGTGACGTGCCGCTAGGTAATGGCACTTTGTTGTGTCGTTGTACGTACATGTGATTATAGCTTGGCGGTATATCGTTTGACATGCGCGAGTGTGGCGTGTTGTGTGGCTGGCAGCGCCGGTGTGCCCGGTGCGGTTCGACAAGATGAAGGGGCCCGCCATCGAGCTGGGAAAGAAGTGCAAGACGACAGGGGTGAAGGTGTGCTGTGAGGCGTTCAAGACATTCGCATGCCCGCACAACAAGCTGATCAATGACGTCAACAACGGATGCACGGACGAAATGTTCTACACCATCCACACCTACGGCCAATTGTCGCCGGGAACCATCTTCAAGAAATGCCTCGAGGGACCGCATGGGATGAAGTGTTGAATTCGATCGTGCTGATTCGACTTGCTCGATCGATATCGCTCCGTTGTTGCTAGCCTCCGGCCTGATCTATACTACCTATAATGATGAATGTCCCTTTCGCCATCTTGCAATGTAACTAAACTTACTTTTATTACTTCGAAATGCAATGAACCACAAAAGGTTTATTACAATTTTCTCCCAGGATATTGGTTGAACATAAAATGTTAACCATAAACACAACATTTAAAAGTGTGATGAAGAGGGCGAACGTTTAAAAGTTGCATGTCGTAATCTTGAGGCAATGGTTATACAACTGTTTACCAattttggatggagattcacaaacaTAATTCAATAATTGTGTACTCCTTATCTTGGGTTGGTAGGTGTCTTCTTTTTCATGTGAGAAACGTTTTGTTTTGTGTGTTActctgtaataattggctgtagctcgttgagcaaaggccgggatattctattccattatctaaaaaaaaccaTAAACCCAACATATCAATGCAATCTCTGTATATCTAATTGTTATAAGGGATCGTGACGCTTTGAGAGTTGTACAACAACCCAAACACTTTTTCCCCTTCCTTTCCCTTCCTCATCTTGCATGTCGCCGTTTTCATGCGTTCGTGAATGCTCCTTCGCCTCCTATGGTGGCAGTGCCAACCTCGTCTCGACTAGCACCCTCAGCTAACCTCCTCCCtttcccttctcccctctcttccccaaGGCGGTGGCGTCGAGTGCCCCCACCATGCCATCTTCGTAGAATGAGGATGCAACCATCACATAGAATAAGGAGCACCTTCTCCTCGTGCTCAACACAGTTGCGCATGACGTCTTTTACTCGGGTGCATCACCTCATCTATGGATGTATTGTACAGAAACGTCATCATGCCGACACTGCCATAAGATCGACAAACACCTTAATAACTCAATGAAAGTACTCAATTAATATAAACATGCATGTACGGCAAATAGACAAACACATAAATAGATATATGTCATATTTTGGCAAGAAAACCGACCATCTATCTTCGGCTCTTGGCTATATGTCATAGTTTTGGGCATGGcataagttaaatttaaaggGTTCATCAACACATAGCTAGATGTACCTATACAGAGTATTTGTAATTTTGCATGTCAACGGGCCATGTGTTTCAAATATTCAAAGAAAAATGCTGTGTGCTGGAAATTGTTTCTTCTCCGAAGGATGTGTGTTTGCTTTTGTTGAGAACAGTATAAATAATATATGAACAATGGTTTAAATGGTTGCTATCGGTATAATCACTCCGCTTCATATTTCGATGATATACAAACTATTCATTGTAATCTGTAGTGGGGATTGGTACAACTAATGGTTTTATTCTAAATAGTTTATGGAATTCACACACACGTTCTCTCTAATTAAAAAATCACAGGGGGGCATCTTCTCCTagatgttactccctccatctcactTAACCAATTTTTTCAATGTTTTATAATAATATAAGGcgcatatgcatatatgtaatgAAATAGCATATTTCCCTccgcttaattttttttaacattctCCACCCTGACCAGTATCTGTAATTTCATTGGTTACATGTACTTTATTTGTTAAGATGATACAAAGGAGAAGGTGAGAATGTACTCTTTCTTGATCTTTGCATTAGTAGTAGTTGcgtcttatattttttatatggagGGATTAATTAAAGTTGTACTTGTAGCAGCCAATTCTTTTTCTTCCGTTTGAAAACTTTACTACACATACAGGCTCAGTAGTACTTATTTTTAGAGAGGGAAATCTGTGTGGTCTGTAGTATGTACTTCATAATGCgagtatgcatgcatgatttgcATTAGAAATCATTGAGAATTAATCTCGCACACTAATTATAGGTCCAGTTAAGTTGGCCCTGGTATATATATTGGCCGCAAATTAAATCACCACAACTCCTGCCCTCAAAATAATGAGGTCCACAAACAGACGCTAAACCACCTCAACCACAATTTCTCATGGTCAGTTTCACTAATCAACCGATCATTCCCCCTACTCTCGTATATATGCTCTCGTAAAGGCACGAACACACATCTCTAGTCCTGCAGCCTGCTGGGAATCGCAAGCTAGGATGGGTTCTTCCACCATCCTTTTCTACTGCGTCGCTCTGtccgtggtcgccgccgccgccgtcgtgtcgtccgccgccgaggaggccgagggGCCCCAAGACGAAGCAGGCCGCTTCCTATCAGGTACTATAGCACATATGAGTCCTGAAACGTTAATTTCCTAGCTTTTGCAACGTAAAaaatggctagctagctaactccAATTATATTTTTGCCATCGTCTTTTGGTATACGATCCTCTTAGCGGCCACCCTGGCGTCCTCCGATTCCGACGCAAAGACGTCGCGCAGGGCGCTGACCAGCCAAGAGGAGATAATCGCAAGTAATAACACGCACGCATAAGTGTTTGTTGTATACGTACTGTGTGCCGGCGATGATATGATCGTCGTACGTCGTCTCGATCtgacacgcacgcacgcacggtgCTGCGGCGTGGCGTACGTTTGTACGTGTGCAGAGCCGTGCCCGGTGGAGTTCGAGCAGGTGAAGGGGTTCGGAGAGCTTGGGGCCAAGTGCAA is part of the Oryza glaberrima chromosome 4, OglaRS2, whole genome shotgun sequence genome and encodes:
- the LOC127771472 gene encoding uncharacterized protein LOC127771472 gives rise to the protein MESAPASRVRREDVARAVAALLRWLQHHPTPAPEPIYLLVTLKRAPARRFEHTLRLPRSPFPSISLVSDRLPADLPDDIDPLPSPALGSLPPAARRGLVLVDRRLRVRPGGKGKAAAKAARVVPVDLADQAWAESAREAARRVELRVEGGTCRAVRVGHAAMAREEAVENVVAAVEAAAACVPRKWRNVRALHVKAPESVALPLYSAVGTGGGDDGGNGEAEDAKRKGVAVKEQGIVKRRKKSSSVSVGGDQL
- the LOC127771885 gene encoding GPI-anchored protein LLG1-like isoform X1, producing the protein MTGMGSSIGRATIFYCVALSMIAGAAATQVPPTEAESVEAAELASSAFKADTLPSASRKLMAVSDVPLAPVCPVRFDKMKGPAIELGKKCKTTGVKVCCEAFKTFACPHNKLINDVNNGCTDEMFYTIHTYGQLSPGTIFKKCLEGPHGMKC
- the LOC127771885 gene encoding GPI-anchored protein LLG1-like isoform X2; amino-acid sequence: MTGMGSSIGRATIFYCVALSMIAGAAATQVPPTEAESVEELASSAFKADTLPSASRKLMAVSDVPLAPVCPVRFDKMKGPAIELGKKCKTTGVKVCCEAFKTFACPHNKLINDVNNGCTDEMFYTIHTYGQLSPGTIFKKCLEGPHGMKC
- the LOC127771949 gene encoding GPI-anchored protein LLG1-like, giving the protein MGSSTILFYCVALSVVAAAAVVSSAAEEAEGPQDEAGRFLSAATLASSDSDAKTSRRALTSQEEIIAKPCPVEFEQVKGFGELGAKCNDKQTMKECCELFKKIACPYNHLLNDITNVCANEFFYLIHTKGKLQPGTILENCNEGPMGINC